From one Microbacterium aurum genomic stretch:
- a CDS encoding MFS transporter codes for MTGRSLWRGRALALAGVVLVAFSLRSAVAALSPILTEIQADFAVPAWVAGLIGTAPPVCFAVFGIVTPALERRFGLERLAAAAMVVVTLALLGRAVAGDAGTLLAATAVLFAAVGVGNVVLPPLIKKYFPDRVGTMTALYSGLLAVAAFLPPLVAVPVADAAGWRFSLGMWAVFALLAIIPWVTLVTRERAGARRADAAVTASGAPAPVDIDEPAPRVLGRLPRLPLAWALAITFAISSASVYALFAWLPAILVEHAGVSHAAAGALLSLFGAMGLPWSILVPIVLTRWRRVGVLYAVALVAGLAGVAGMVFAPTAATVLWVVLLGTPQGLFPAVLVLIQLRARTHEGAVALSGFTQSVGYAIGALFPLSFGILHEATNGWPPTLLLLGILFLAMIPAGIIVARPHTIEDEWERRHGAW; via the coding sequence GTGACCGGCCGGTCACTGTGGCGCGGGCGCGCGCTGGCCCTGGCGGGCGTCGTCCTCGTGGCGTTCTCGCTGCGCTCGGCGGTGGCCGCGCTGTCGCCCATCCTCACCGAGATCCAGGCCGACTTCGCCGTCCCCGCGTGGGTCGCGGGCCTCATCGGCACCGCACCGCCGGTGTGCTTCGCGGTGTTCGGCATCGTCACCCCGGCGCTCGAGCGCCGGTTCGGGCTGGAGCGGCTCGCCGCGGCCGCCATGGTCGTCGTCACGCTCGCCCTGCTCGGCCGCGCCGTCGCCGGCGACGCCGGCACCCTGCTCGCCGCGACCGCGGTGCTCTTCGCGGCCGTCGGCGTCGGCAACGTCGTGCTGCCCCCGCTCATCAAGAAGTACTTCCCCGACCGCGTCGGGACCATGACCGCCCTGTACTCGGGGCTCCTCGCCGTCGCGGCGTTCCTGCCGCCGCTGGTCGCGGTTCCCGTGGCCGACGCGGCCGGGTGGCGCTTCTCGCTCGGAATGTGGGCCGTCTTCGCGCTGCTGGCGATCATCCCGTGGGTCACGCTCGTCACGCGCGAGCGGGCGGGCGCACGGCGGGCGGATGCCGCAGTCACGGCATCCGGCGCCCCGGCACCGGTCGACATCGACGAGCCGGCGCCGCGCGTGCTCGGCCGGCTGCCGCGCTTGCCGCTGGCGTGGGCGCTGGCCATCACGTTCGCGATCTCGTCGGCGAGCGTGTATGCGCTGTTCGCGTGGCTGCCGGCGATCCTCGTCGAGCACGCCGGGGTCTCCCACGCCGCCGCCGGCGCTCTGCTCTCGCTGTTCGGCGCGATGGGTCTGCCGTGGTCGATCCTCGTGCCGATCGTCCTCACCCGGTGGCGCCGGGTCGGCGTGCTGTACGCGGTGGCGCTCGTCGCCGGTCTCGCGGGCGTCGCGGGCATGGTGTTCGCCCCGACGGCGGCGACGGTGCTGTGGGTCGTGCTGCTCGGAACGCCGCAGGGGCTGTTCCCCGCGGTGCTCGTCCTCATCCAGCTGCGGGCGCGCACGCACGAGGGCGCCGTCGCGCTCAGCGGGTTCACGCAGAGCGTCGGCTACGCGATCGGGGCGCTCTTCCCGCTGTCGTTCGGCATTCTGCACGAGGCCACGAACGGATGGCCGCCCACGCTGCTGCTCCTCGGCATCCTGTTCCTGGCGATGATCCCCGCGGGGATCATCGTCGCGCGACCGCACACGATCGAAGACGAGTGGGAGCGCCGGCACGGCGCATGGTGA
- the purF gene encoding amidophosphoribosyltransferase: MCGIVGVVGQAGVNQEIYDSLLLLQHRGQDSTGIATAERNGVFHLFKAKGQVREAFRTRDMRALLGNIGLGHVRYATKGTASSEEEAQPFYVNAPYGIVLVHNGNLTNTRELTEELFRTDRRHLNTSSDTELLVNVLANELQAGIAGLELDPQQIFQAVSRVHERVEGSYAAIALIAGYGLLAFRDPFGIRPLILGTRPAVDAEGAPTGSYEWIVASESLVLENGGFEVVRDVEPGEAVFIDLDGRLHTQQCASNPQLVPCSFEYVYLARPDSVMNGISVYEARLRMGERLADTIAKYTPGGAIDVVMPIPDSSRPAAMQVARKLGIEYREGFYKNRYVGRTFIMPGQAVRKKSVRQKLNAMSSEFKGKNVLLIDDSIVRGTTSKEIIQMARDAGALSVTFASAAPPVRYPHVYGINMPSRHELVAHGRTIPEIAKELGADYMVYQEIDDLKAAILEGSPDVEDLDMSCFDGRYITGTVTDEYLAWVEGTQES; encoded by the coding sequence ATGTGCGGAATCGTCGGCGTCGTCGGTCAGGCGGGCGTCAACCAGGAGATCTACGACTCCCTGCTGCTGCTGCAGCATCGCGGACAGGACTCCACCGGCATCGCCACGGCGGAGCGCAACGGCGTCTTCCACCTGTTCAAGGCGAAGGGTCAGGTGCGCGAGGCCTTCCGCACCCGCGACATGCGGGCCCTGCTCGGCAACATCGGCCTGGGGCACGTGCGCTACGCCACGAAGGGCACCGCCTCCAGCGAGGAGGAGGCCCAGCCGTTCTACGTCAACGCGCCGTACGGCATCGTCCTCGTCCATAACGGCAACCTCACGAACACCCGCGAGCTCACCGAGGAGCTGTTCCGCACCGACCGCCGGCACCTGAACACCAGCTCCGACACCGAGCTGCTCGTCAACGTGCTCGCGAACGAGCTGCAGGCCGGGATCGCCGGGCTCGAACTCGATCCGCAGCAGATCTTCCAGGCCGTCTCGCGGGTGCACGAGCGCGTCGAGGGCTCGTACGCGGCCATCGCGCTGATCGCCGGCTACGGTCTGCTCGCCTTCCGCGACCCCTTCGGCATCCGCCCGCTCATCCTCGGCACGCGTCCCGCGGTCGACGCCGAGGGCGCTCCGACCGGCAGCTACGAGTGGATCGTCGCGTCGGAGTCGCTCGTGCTCGAGAACGGCGGCTTCGAGGTCGTGCGCGACGTCGAGCCGGGAGAGGCGGTGTTCATCGACCTCGACGGCCGACTGCACACGCAGCAGTGCGCGTCGAACCCGCAGCTCGTGCCGTGTTCGTTCGAGTACGTGTACCTCGCCCGTCCCGACTCGGTCATGAACGGCATCTCGGTGTACGAGGCGCGGCTGCGCATGGGCGAGCGCCTCGCCGACACCATCGCGAAGTACACGCCGGGGGGAGCGATCGACGTCGTCATGCCGATCCCCGATTCGTCGCGTCCCGCCGCGATGCAGGTCGCGCGCAAGCTCGGCATCGAGTACCGCGAGGGCTTCTACAAGAACCGCTACGTCGGCCGGACGTTCATCATGCCGGGGCAGGCCGTCCGCAAGAAGAGCGTGCGTCAGAAGCTCAACGCGATGTCGAGCGAGTTCAAGGGCAAGAACGTGCTGCTGATCGACGACTCGATCGTGCGGGGGACGACCTCGAAGGAGATCATCCAGATGGCGCGGGATGCCGGGGCGCTCTCGGTCACGTTCGCCTCGGCCGCCCCGCCGGTGCGCTACCCGCACGTCTACGGTATCAACATGCCGTCGCGTCACGAGCTGGTCGCCCACGGCCGGACGATCCCCGAGATCGCCAAGGAGCTCGGCGCGGACTACATGGTCTACCAGGAGATCGACGACCTGAAGGCGGCGATCCTGGAGGGCTCTCCCGACGTGGAGGACCTCGACATGAGCTGCTTCGACGGCCGGTACATCACCGGCACCGTCACCGACGAGTACCTCGCCTGGGTCGAGGGCACGCAGGAGTCGTGA
- a CDS encoding MerR family transcriptional regulator: MKEWSIQEIAKLAGTTSRTLRHYGELGLLTPSSVGANGYRRYDSAALLRLQRILLLRELGLGLPQIAEILARPAAAEAALAAHLAWLRDEQHRLARQIASVEKTITTLETGEEPMAEDMFDGFDHTQYKDEVTERWGEKAYADSDRWWRGMDAATQADWKAQTAALNAAWQDAAASGLASDSAEAQELAARHVAWLRGIPGTPAADPHGDIAGYVRGLGEMYVADERFGANYGGAEGAAFVRDALAVFADRNL; the protein is encoded by the coding sequence ATGAAGGAATGGTCGATTCAAGAGATCGCGAAACTCGCCGGCACGACGAGCCGGACCCTCCGGCACTACGGCGAGCTCGGCCTGCTGACGCCGTCGAGCGTGGGGGCCAACGGCTACCGGCGGTACGACTCCGCAGCCCTGCTGCGACTGCAGCGCATCCTGCTGCTGCGCGAGCTCGGACTCGGGCTGCCGCAGATCGCCGAGATCCTCGCGCGGCCGGCGGCCGCCGAAGCCGCTCTCGCCGCGCACCTGGCCTGGCTGCGCGACGAGCAGCACCGGCTGGCGCGGCAGATCGCCTCCGTGGAGAAGACCATCACGACACTCGAGACAGGAGAGGAACCCATGGCTGAGGACATGTTCGACGGGTTCGACCACACGCAGTACAAGGACGAGGTCACCGAGCGCTGGGGAGAGAAGGCCTACGCCGACTCCGACCGGTGGTGGCGCGGGATGGACGCCGCGACGCAGGCGGACTGGAAGGCGCAGACCGCCGCGCTGAACGCCGCGTGGCAGGATGCCGCGGCATCCGGCCTCGCCTCCGACAGCGCCGAGGCGCAGGAGCTCGCAGCGCGTCATGTCGCGTGGCTGCGCGGCATCCCGGGCACGCCCGCCGCCGACCCGCACGGCGACATCGCCGGCTACGTGCGCGGTCTCGGCGAGATGTATGTCGCCGACGAGCGCTTCGGCGCCAACTACGGGGGAGCGGAGGGCGCTGCGTTCGTCCGCGATGCGCTCGCCGTCTTCGCGGACCGGAACCTCTGA
- a CDS encoding PadR family transcriptional regulator: MAPVFSHGDLRLYLLNLLDESPRHGYDLMQALSDRTGGTYTPSAGTIYPRLAKLEEEGLVTKVVDGRKTVYEITDAGRAEVAARAGELEGIEAGLADSVRLIAEEVRGSVREAMKSLRADLAASAQSERHTASERATSASASADDDRAASREQVRRAEALVGEFRANVRADLRSHLAHGGSLAASIIDDLSRALDDASRALTQALRR, translated from the coding sequence ATGGCCCCCGTGTTCTCGCACGGCGATCTGCGCCTGTACCTGCTGAATCTGCTCGACGAGTCGCCCCGACACGGCTACGACCTCATGCAGGCGCTGTCCGATCGCACCGGCGGCACGTACACGCCCAGCGCCGGCACCATCTACCCGCGCCTCGCCAAGCTCGAGGAGGAGGGCCTGGTCACCAAGGTGGTCGACGGTCGCAAGACGGTGTACGAGATCACCGACGCCGGCCGCGCCGAGGTCGCCGCCCGTGCGGGTGAGCTGGAGGGCATCGAGGCGGGTCTCGCCGACAGCGTCCGGCTCATCGCCGAGGAGGTGCGCGGGAGTGTCCGCGAGGCCATGAAGAGCCTGCGCGCCGACCTCGCGGCCTCCGCACAGTCGGAGCGGCACACGGCGAGCGAGCGTGCCACGTCGGCATCCGCCTCGGCGGACGACGACCGCGCGGCCTCGCGCGAGCAGGTGCGCCGCGCGGAGGCGCTCGTCGGCGAGTTCCGCGCGAACGTCCGCGCCGACCTGCGCTCGCACCTCGCGCACGGCGGGAGCCTCGCGGCATCCATCATCGACGACCTGTCCCGCGCGCTCGATGACGCCTCCCGCGCGCTCACCCAGGCGCTGCGCCGCTGA
- the purM gene encoding phosphoribosylformylglycinamidine cyclo-ligase, producing MAQAPQNPYTEAGVDTAAGDLAVELMKSAVRRTHGPEVLGGVGGFAGLFDASALLSYTKPLLATSTDGVGTKVAIAQAIDKHDTIGQDLVGMVVDDIVVVGAKPLFMTDYIACGKVFPERIADIVRGIALGCEQTGTALVGGETAEHPGLLGINDYDVAGAATGAVEAEQVLGAERVQPGDVVLALASSGPHSNGYSLIRHIVAGKGISYGAHAADFDRTWGEELLEPTRLYTLPLLRLIEQFPGAIHSLSHVTGGGIAANLARVLPQGTWTELDRSTWSPLPVFRVLADLGGLGLEDTEGTWNLGVGFLAVVTAETADAAASALRAEGIATWQVGVVSDGARPGDAHGHFEEGAKGVDGGAVRLVGTYASSAL from the coding sequence GTGGCACAGGCCCCACAGAACCCCTATACCGAAGCCGGCGTCGACACCGCGGCGGGAGACCTCGCCGTCGAACTGATGAAGTCGGCCGTCCGGCGTACCCACGGTCCCGAGGTTCTCGGCGGCGTCGGCGGGTTCGCCGGCCTGTTCGACGCCTCCGCGCTGCTGTCATACACGAAGCCGCTGCTGGCGACGAGCACCGACGGTGTCGGCACGAAGGTCGCGATCGCGCAGGCCATCGACAAGCACGACACGATCGGGCAGGACCTCGTCGGCATGGTGGTCGACGACATCGTCGTGGTCGGCGCGAAGCCCCTCTTCATGACCGACTACATCGCGTGCGGCAAGGTCTTCCCCGAGCGCATCGCCGACATCGTCCGCGGCATCGCCCTCGGGTGCGAGCAGACCGGCACGGCCCTCGTCGGCGGCGAGACCGCGGAGCACCCGGGCCTGCTGGGTATCAACGACTACGACGTCGCGGGAGCGGCGACCGGCGCCGTCGAGGCCGAGCAGGTGCTCGGCGCCGAGCGGGTCCAGCCTGGCGACGTGGTGCTCGCACTCGCCTCCAGCGGCCCCCACTCCAACGGATACTCGCTCATCCGGCACATCGTCGCCGGCAAGGGCATCAGCTACGGCGCACACGCGGCCGACTTCGACCGCACCTGGGGCGAGGAGCTCCTCGAGCCCACCCGCCTGTACACGCTGCCGCTCCTGCGGCTCATCGAGCAGTTCCCCGGCGCCATCCACTCCCTCAGTCACGTCACGGGGGGCGGCATCGCCGCGAACCTCGCGCGCGTGCTGCCGCAGGGCACCTGGACCGAGCTCGACCGCTCGACGTGGTCGCCGCTGCCGGTGTTCCGCGTGCTCGCCGACCTGGGGGGCCTGGGCCTCGAGGACACCGAGGGCACCTGGAACCTCGGCGTCGGCTTCCTCGCGGTGGTGACGGCCGAGACGGCGGATGCCGCGGCATCCGCGCTCCGCGCCGAAGGCATCGCGACCTGGCAGGTCGGCGTCGTGAGCGACGGCGCGCGCCCGGGCGACGCTCACGGACACTTCGAAGAGGGCGCCAAGGGCGTCGACGGCGGCGCCGTGCGCCTCGTCGGCACGTACGCGTCATCGGCGCTCTAG
- a CDS encoding potassium transporter Trk, which yields MTSSPEHHLETVQLRRSPRYGVFLAAGAALGILVALILTFAFHGTDQASASTGVEYSSSQVFGFLCLFGIPLGLALGGAVALLLDRTVGRRTRDVRVDVEHVTTPEG from the coding sequence ATGACGTCCTCGCCCGAGCACCACCTCGAGACCGTGCAGCTGCGCCGCAGCCCGCGCTACGGGGTGTTCCTCGCCGCGGGAGCAGCCCTCGGCATCCTCGTCGCCCTGATCCTCACCTTCGCCTTCCACGGCACCGATCAGGCCAGTGCCAGCACCGGCGTGGAGTACTCCTCGAGCCAGGTGTTCGGGTTCCTCTGCCTGTTCGGCATCCCGCTCGGCCTCGCGCTCGGCGGCGCCGTCGCCCTCCTGCTGGACCGCACCGTCGGCCGACGCACCCGAGACGTGCGCGTCGACGTCGAGCACGTCACGACCCCGGAGGGCTGA
- a CDS encoding DUF7218 family protein: MPQNRTPNSLKDPELYEELRKDGASKQKAARISNAAARDGRKKVGERGGVAGSYDDWTVAELRARAKELGISGYSGKRKAQLIDMLRNS; encoded by the coding sequence ATGCCCCAGAATCGCACGCCCAATTCCCTGAAGGACCCCGAGCTCTACGAGGAGCTGCGCAAGGACGGCGCCTCCAAGCAGAAGGCCGCGCGCATCTCCAACGCCGCCGCCCGCGACGGGCGCAAGAAGGTGGGTGAGCGCGGCGGTGTGGCCGGGTCGTACGACGACTGGACGGTCGCCGAACTGCGCGCTCGCGCCAAGGAGCTCGGCATCAGCGGCTACTCCGGCAAGCGCAAGGCGCAGCTCATCGACATGCTGCGAAACTCCTGA
- a CDS encoding universal stress protein gives MSDSEAGPVPQHAVIVGVIPDQPPRVLKEAARYAQLFGAPLIVAHVDVTRFVTYEDPDGYVHSAPIDLDIAVGEAQLASVTAAAASVLDGTGVDWSVRQLVGDPALAIKQLAEQSQARLIVVGTRRRGFGESIREFFTGSVAARLAHRQSRPVLVVPLEEPAADDEPLWPHDDAG, from the coding sequence ATGAGCGATTCCGAAGCGGGCCCGGTCCCTCAGCATGCCGTGATCGTGGGGGTCATCCCCGATCAGCCGCCGCGCGTCCTCAAGGAGGCGGCGCGCTACGCACAGCTGTTCGGTGCACCCCTGATCGTGGCGCACGTCGACGTCACCCGCTTCGTCACGTACGAGGATCCGGACGGATACGTCCACTCCGCGCCGATCGATCTCGACATCGCGGTCGGGGAGGCGCAACTGGCGTCGGTGACGGCTGCCGCGGCATCCGTTCTCGACGGGACCGGGGTGGACTGGTCGGTGCGCCAGCTCGTCGGCGACCCGGCGCTGGCGATCAAGCAGCTGGCCGAGCAGTCGCAGGCGCGGCTGATCGTCGTCGGCACCCGCCGCCGCGGGTTCGGCGAGTCGATCCGGGAGTTCTTCACCGGGTCGGTGGCCGCCCGGCTCGCCCACCGGCAGTCCCGACCGGTGCTGGTCGTGCCGCTGGAGGAGCCCGCCGCGGACGACGAGCCCCTCTGGCCGCACGACGACGCCGGCTGA
- a CDS encoding zinc-binding alcohol dehydrogenase — MAAAAGPEWVVREDAGLPVLVALYLRQVLAIRFPEELPHLRGVPPTTAGEYDDSATLERQWRAYWDMTVEPQANPSPVPLELVDGFDMLVALPVEGFAELQAAIAPHGADAVAFARAAHARYRAGLGTGASYRAYASAIAEHERAVGRRAHSFELNVQVLPLTQRGVWWIGALTVAVTDGLRGDIAAFDTAIGPVIADIA; from the coding sequence ATGGCTGCAGCGGCGGGACCGGAGTGGGTCGTGCGCGAAGACGCCGGACTTCCGGTGCTCGTCGCGCTGTACCTGCGCCAGGTGCTGGCGATCCGCTTCCCCGAGGAGCTGCCGCATCTGCGCGGCGTTCCGCCCACGACGGCCGGCGAGTACGACGATTCCGCGACGCTGGAGCGGCAGTGGCGCGCGTACTGGGACATGACGGTCGAGCCGCAGGCGAACCCGTCGCCGGTGCCGCTCGAGCTCGTCGACGGGTTCGACATGCTCGTCGCGCTGCCGGTGGAGGGCTTCGCGGAGCTGCAGGCGGCGATCGCGCCGCACGGGGCGGATGCCGTGGCGTTCGCCCGAGCGGCCCACGCGCGCTATCGGGCGGGCCTGGGCACGGGAGCGTCCTACCGTGCGTACGCCAGCGCGATCGCCGAGCACGAGCGGGCCGTGGGACGGCGCGCGCACTCGTTCGAGCTCAACGTGCAGGTGCTGCCGTTGACCCAGCGCGGGGTGTGGTGGATCGGCGCGCTCACCGTCGCGGTGACCGACGGGCTGCGCGGCGACATCGCGGCCTTCGACACCGCCATCGGCCCGGTCATCGCCGACATCGCCTAG
- a CDS encoding NAD(P)/FAD-dependent oxidoreductase encodes MAVPHVVIIGGGFAGISAARALRKAPVRVTLVDRRVYNTFQPLLYQVATGGLNPGDVTHFLRSLRVRQRNLDVVHEHLMEIDHDARTVRLFDGETLSYDYLVITTGVTTAYHGTKGAKENSFAVYSRSQAIAIRDALFTRLERAAVRPERHKGLSVVVIGGGPTGVEMAGALAELRDQGLEPAYPELDGAAFRITLVQRSEILKPFTPKLRDYAAAQLRHRDVALRLGAGVQEVRKDSVILSDGTELASDLTVWATGVAPHEEVREWSLPLDDGDRIRVGADLQVLGMPGVYAAGDVAATPQQLPQLAQPAIQSGAHVARQILRAIAGEEGEPFSYYDKGQLAIIGRRSAIGEVPGIANLPILHRIRPLQRIPLLRATIPLTGTIAWFVWLFVHIASLLGPRNKLTVMVGLIARYGAHLWRTPVPIVGDVPAIRPHRVARTPRTGSAPGASADA; translated from the coding sequence ATGGCAGTCCCTCACGTCGTCATCATCGGGGGCGGATTCGCCGGCATCTCGGCCGCCCGCGCGCTGCGCAAGGCTCCGGTCCGGGTGACCCTCGTCGACCGCCGCGTCTACAACACGTTCCAGCCGCTGCTCTACCAAGTGGCCACCGGAGGCCTGAACCCCGGCGACGTCACCCACTTCTTGCGGAGCCTGCGGGTCCGTCAGCGCAACCTCGACGTCGTGCACGAGCACCTGATGGAGATCGACCACGACGCCCGCACCGTGCGCCTGTTCGACGGCGAGACCCTCTCGTACGACTACCTCGTCATCACCACCGGCGTGACGACGGCCTACCACGGGACGAAGGGCGCGAAGGAGAACTCGTTCGCCGTCTACTCCCGGTCGCAGGCGATCGCGATCCGCGATGCGCTGTTCACCCGACTCGAGCGGGCCGCGGTGCGCCCCGAGCGGCACAAGGGCCTCTCGGTCGTCGTCATCGGCGGCGGTCCCACAGGGGTCGAGATGGCCGGTGCCCTCGCCGAGCTGCGCGATCAGGGCCTCGAGCCGGCATACCCCGAGCTCGACGGCGCGGCCTTCCGCATCACCCTCGTGCAGCGCAGCGAGATCCTGAAGCCGTTCACCCCGAAGCTGCGGGACTACGCGGCGGCGCAGCTGCGCCACCGCGACGTCGCGCTGCGGCTGGGCGCCGGGGTGCAGGAGGTGCGGAAGGACTCGGTGATCCTCTCCGACGGCACCGAACTGGCATCCGACCTCACCGTCTGGGCCACCGGCGTCGCCCCGCACGAAGAGGTGCGCGAGTGGAGTCTGCCGCTCGACGACGGCGACCGCATCCGCGTCGGAGCGGATCTGCAGGTGCTCGGGATGCCGGGCGTGTACGCCGCCGGCGATGTCGCTGCCACGCCGCAACAGCTCCCCCAGTTGGCGCAGCCGGCGATCCAGAGCGGCGCGCACGTCGCGCGTCAGATCCTGCGGGCGATCGCGGGCGAGGAGGGCGAGCCGTTCTCCTACTACGACAAGGGTCAGCTCGCCATCATCGGGCGTCGCTCCGCGATCGGCGAGGTGCCCGGCATCGCGAACCTGCCGATCCTGCACCGCATCCGCCCGCTGCAGCGGATTCCCCTGCTGCGCGCGACGATCCCGCTGACCGGCACGATCGCCTGGTTCGTCTGGCTGTTCGTCCACATCGCGAGCCTGCTCGGACCTCGCAACAAGCTCACCGTCATGGTCGGGCTCATCGCGCGCTACGGCGCGCACCTGTGGCGCACCCCGGTCCCGATCGTCGGCGACGTTCCCGCGATCCGCCCGCACCGCGTCGCCCGCACCCCCCGCACCGGTTCGGCGCCCGGCGCCTCAGCTGACGCCTGA
- a CDS encoding SRPBCC family protein: MPVTDITTDPENLTMTLVADAAASVDRLWNAFTDPRQLERFWGPPGWPATFTTFDLRPGGRVDYHMTSPQGERSGGSWEVLNVDEGRSFEVLDAFVGEDGEKLDGFPSMRMTFTFEQTDAGSRLTNVTYFPSHEALEQVVAMGAVEGSRMAMDQLDAVLVSLREYAQGKGTRTEILDDQHVRITRLIDGPQELVWRAHHEPALMEKWMLGPDGWQMVECTVGDTYRYVWQQGDDESTRFGFEGETVLSEPQWREVTTEKMIGMDGPGTLNDMQLYEEDGATLLTLVIEYPDKETRDMILATGMTDGMEASYARLEETVLAAR, from the coding sequence ATGCCCGTCACCGACATCACCACCGACCCCGAGAACCTCACGATGACGCTGGTGGCGGATGCCGCGGCATCCGTCGATCGGCTCTGGAACGCGTTCACCGACCCGCGCCAGCTCGAGCGCTTCTGGGGTCCTCCCGGCTGGCCCGCCACGTTCACCACGTTCGACCTGCGCCCCGGCGGCCGCGTCGACTACCACATGACGAGCCCGCAGGGGGAGCGCTCCGGCGGGTCGTGGGAGGTCCTGAACGTCGACGAGGGCCGCAGTTTCGAGGTGCTCGACGCGTTCGTCGGCGAGGACGGCGAGAAGCTCGACGGATTCCCGTCGATGCGCATGACGTTCACGTTCGAGCAGACGGATGCCGGGTCGCGCCTCACCAACGTGACCTACTTCCCCTCCCACGAGGCGCTCGAGCAGGTCGTCGCAATGGGCGCGGTCGAGGGCTCGCGCATGGCCATGGACCAGCTCGATGCCGTGCTGGTCTCGCTCCGCGAATACGCGCAGGGCAAGGGCACGCGCACCGAGATCCTCGACGACCAGCACGTGCGGATCACCCGGCTGATCGACGGCCCGCAGGAACTCGTCTGGCGCGCGCACCACGAGCCCGCGCTGATGGAGAAGTGGATGCTGGGTCCCGACGGCTGGCAGATGGTCGAGTGCACCGTCGGCGACACCTACCGCTACGTCTGGCAGCAGGGCGACGACGAGTCGACGCGCTTCGGCTTCGAGGGCGAGACGGTGCTGAGCGAGCCGCAGTGGCGGGAGGTCACGACCGAGAAGATGATCGGGATGGACGGCCCCGGCACGCTCAACGACATGCAGCTGTACGAGGAGGACGGCGCGACGCTCCTCACCCTCGTGATCGAGTATCCCGACAAGGAGACGCGCGACATGATCCTCGCCACCGGCATGACCGACGGCATGGAGGCCTCGTACGCGCGACTGGAGGAGACGGTGCTCGCGGCGCGCTGA
- a CDS encoding DUF4097 family beta strand repeat-containing protein translates to MTLEKWLIKPGETRVIDLEDVRKLKVGLIGGQIDVVAHDEPGVRIEVHAVTIKDLRIEASGDVVEIDHPQLRWDNFLEVFRNFSVTGPKAEISVAVPRQIALTLGVVSASALVSGLETDARLNTVSGDIIVDGMTGDLSANAVSGDVQIRGLTGTLNANSVSGEVAATGSIRKATIDTVSGNMLVDSTGRVDAVSLNTVSGDATVRIDEGHPANFVLRSVSGRLTVDGIKRSTSGPSNYVDSVGELSGSFVDVRANSVSGDVTVLRRAATQEPDAAASAPVSPSPEPEPAEPSFPEEV, encoded by the coding sequence ATGACTCTCGAGAAGTGGCTCATCAAGCCGGGCGAGACCCGGGTGATCGACCTCGAAGACGTCCGCAAGCTCAAGGTCGGCCTCATCGGCGGTCAGATCGACGTCGTCGCCCACGACGAACCGGGCGTGCGCATCGAAGTCCACGCCGTCACGATCAAGGATCTGCGCATCGAAGCCTCGGGCGATGTCGTGGAGATCGACCACCCGCAGCTGCGCTGGGACAACTTCCTCGAGGTGTTCCGCAACTTCAGCGTCACCGGGCCGAAGGCGGAGATCAGCGTCGCCGTCCCCCGCCAGATCGCGCTGACCCTCGGCGTCGTCTCCGCGAGCGCCCTCGTGTCGGGCCTCGAGACCGACGCGCGCCTCAACACCGTGTCCGGCGACATCATCGTCGACGGCATGACCGGCGACCTGTCGGCCAACGCCGTCTCGGGCGACGTGCAGATCCGCGGCCTCACCGGCACGCTGAACGCCAACTCGGTCTCGGGCGAGGTCGCTGCGACCGGCAGCATCCGCAAGGCCACGATCGACACCGTCTCGGGCAACATGCTCGTCGACTCCACCGGTCGGGTGGATGCCGTGAGCCTCAACACCGTCTCCGGCGACGCGACCGTCCGCATCGACGAGGGTCACCCGGCGAACTTCGTGCTGCGCAGCGTCAGCGGCCGCCTCACGGTCGACGGCATCAAGCGCTCGACGTCCGGTCCGTCCAACTACGTCGACTCGGTCGGCGAACTCAGCGGCAGCTTCGTCGACGTGCGCGCCAACTCCGTCTCGGGCGACGTGACGGTGCTGCGCCGCGCGGCGACGCAGGAGCCGGATGCCGCGGCATCCGCCCCCGTGTCACCGAGCCCGGAGCCGGAGCCCGCCGAGCCGTCCTTCCCCGAGGAGGTCTGA
- a CDS encoding DUF3073 family protein — translation MGRGRQKAKHTKIARELKYDTYNVNYSALEKELGHHDDDPYVDKWADQYADDEDELEKA, via the coding sequence ATGGGGCGTGGCCGTCAGAAAGCGAAGCACACCAAGATCGCTCGCGAGCTGAAGTACGACACCTACAACGTCAACTACTCCGCACTCGAGAAGGAACTCGGTCACCACGACGACGATCCGTACGTCGACAAGTGGGCGGATCAGTATGCCGACGACGAGGACGAGCTCGAAAAAGCCTGA